From Candidatus Paceibacter sp.:
GAAAAGGGCAGTTCATCGTCGCCGGCCAGGTTTCCGCCCCTGTAAGAATTTTTGAGGACTTCAAAGGACGCCCGTTGCAGGAGGCGACTTTTTCCTCTCCCGTCAGAATCACCGGCTTCAGCGGACTGCCCGCCGTAGGCGACGAATTCAAAACTTTTGCCGGCAAAAAAGAAGCGGAGCAGTTTATGCTCCAGCTTAAAGAAAAAATAACCAAAAAATCTTTGCCGGAAAAATCCGCCGCGGCTCCGGAAATCAAAGACAAGGCGTATGTCCGGATGATAATCAAGACGGACACCGCCGGATCACTGGAGGCGCTGGAGAAAGAACTGTTCAAACTCAAAGACGACGAGGTTGTCTTAACTATGCTCAAGGGCGGCGTTGGCAACATAAACGAAGATGACGCCAAATTCGCCTCAGCTTCCTCCGGCTCCGTGATTTTCGGTTTCAACACGGGAGTTGACGCCGCCGCCAAAGAAATAATCGAGCGTTACAAAACGCCGTTTTTCGTTTCGGACATAATTTACAAAATAAGCGACTGGCTCAAGGAGGAAATCGCCAGAAGAAAAGCGGAAATTCCAAGGGAGGAAATCATCGGCACGGCCAAAATACTAAAAACTTTCAGCCGTCAGAAAAACAAACAGGTCATCGGCGGAAAAGTTGTTTCCGGCAAAATGGTTGAGGGCAAAACCTTCAAAATCAAAAGGCGCGACGCCGAGATTGGCGAAGGACG
This genomic window contains:
- the infB gene encoding translation initiation factor IF-2; amino-acid sequence: MTAKNLTSRPPVVVVMGHIDHGKSTLLDYIRNANVTAKEAGGITQHIGAYEAEVESGGEKRKITFLDTPGHEAFSQMRTRGARVADVAVLVVAADDGVQPQTMEAYETIKKSGLPFIVAINKIDKPGAEPERVKAQLAEKEIFLEGYGGNIPFANISAKTGQGVPELLDLVLLQAELGDLKADPEEPASGVIIESKLDPKRGISSTLLIRNGAMRKGQFIVAGQVSAPVRIFEDFKGRPLQEATFSSPVRITGFSGLPAVGDEFKTFAGKKEAEQFMLQLKEKITKKSLPEKSAAAPEIKDKAYVRMIIKTDTAGSLEALEKELFKLKDDEVVLTMLKGGVGNINEDDAKFASASSGSVIFGFNTGVDAAAKEIIERYKTPFFVSDIIYKISDWLKEEIARRKAEIPREEIIGTAKILKTFSRQKNKQVIGGKVVSGKMVEGKTFKIKRRDAEIGEGRIRRHDGKQNRNRPRRRDSDYREIKRG